A genomic segment from Chanos chanos chromosome 2, fChaCha1.1, whole genome shotgun sequence encodes:
- the LOC115804984 gene encoding extensin-3, translating to MLRYPQRDLTLLKPYSYPKQCPNPPPFNIPYSNPNQCHNPLPFNISYSYPNQCITLHPSTSPTQIPTMHNPPPFNISYSYPNQCHNPPPFNISYSYPNQCHNPPPFNISYSYPNQCHNPPPFNISYSYPNQCHNPPPLNISYPYPNQWRNPPPFNISYSYPNQCHNPPPFNISYSYPNQCHNPPPFNISYPYPNQLHNPPPLNISYSYPNQCHKPPPFNISYSYPNQCHNPPPLNISYPYPNQCHKPPPFNISYSYPNQCHKPPPFNISYSYPKQCHNPPPLNISSPQLLLIPSLHKTPSCLCAAFLCPLS from the exons ATGCTGAGATATCCACAGAGAGATCTCACATTGCTTAAACCCTACTCATATCCCAAACAGTGCCCTAACCCTCCACCCTTCAACATCCCCTACTCAAATCCCAACCAGTGCCATAACCCTCTACCCTTCAACATCTCCTACTCATATCCCAACCAGTGCATAACCCTCCACCCCTCAACATCCCCTACTCAAATCCCAACCA TGCATAACCCTCCACCCTTCAACATCTCCTACTCATATCCCAACCAGTGCCATAACCCTCCACCCTTCAACATCTCCTACTCATATCCCAACCAGTGCCATAACCCTCCACCCTTCAACATCTCCTACTCATATCCCAACCAGTGCCATAACCCTCCACCCTTCAACATCTCCTACTCATATCCCAACCAGTGCCATAACCCTCCACCCCTCAACATCTCCTACCCATATCCCAACCAGTGGCGTAACCCTCCACCCTTCAACATCTCCTACTCATATCCCAACCAGTGCCATAACCCTCCACCCTTCAACATCTCCTACTCATATCCCAACCAGTGCCATAACCCTCCACCCTTCAACATCTCCTACCCATATCCCAACCAGT TGCATAACCCTCCACCCCTCAACATCTCCTACTCATATCCCAACCAGTGCCATAAGCCTCCACCCTTCAACATCTCCTACTCATATCCCAACCAGTGCCATAACCCTCCACCCCTCAACATCTCCTACCCATATCCCAACCAGTGCCATAAGCCTCCACCCTTCAACATCTCCTACTCATATCCCAACCAGTGCCATAAGCCTCCACCCTTCAACATCTCCTACTCATATCCCAAACAGTGCCATAACCCTCCACCCCTCAACATCTCCTCTCCACAGCTCCTGCTGATACCTTCGCTACATAAGACTCCCTCTTGTCTATGCGCTGCATTCCTCTGTCCACTGTCATGA
- the xpnpep2 gene encoding xaa-Pro aminopeptidase 2, translating to MFRSGWILVLCLVALGGASSNAAQAEERNCSVSPPYHPPTAVDTTERLRQLRDGMKRLNIGAYIIPGTDAHLSEYISQRDARLTFISGFTGSSGTAVVTQNKAALFTDSRYWIQAERQMYCIWDLEKEVTVQSISKWLITEVPEGHQVGFDPFLFSIQTFNAYQSYLAPANLSLKSIPNNMVDEIWKDRPALSQETLTRLPDRIIGRTWQMKVDDIRRQMNDNAYKPTAVLLSALDETAWLFNLRGNDIPYNPFFFSYTLLSLNETWLFVHTSRLTDDLRSYLTTSCTPSQCVKIFGYDTVRSKLQEYVSRADVRVWVGTEYTNQALFELITPQEKLLTTDYSPVLTSKAVKDQTEERVLREAHVRDAVAVIQLMVWLEKRVPGGTETEITAANFVDHCRSKQKDNKGPSFGTISAGGPNAALAHYSPSNETARKLTVDEMYLVDSGGQYLDGTTDITRTVHWGKPTAFQKEAYTRVLIGNIELSRVIFPAGKKGVNMEILARRALWEVGLDYGHGTGHGVGNYFAVHEWPVGFQSNNIPFQAGMFTSIEPGYYKANEFGIRIEDIAVTVPAETKYGSDHFLTFDIVSLVPYDRNLIDMSLLSPEQLNWLNSHYEKIRRLMGPELERQGLKEEHDWMMKHTEPFSNAGSSAAASTVTLTLMVLPTFLTQQFL from the exons ATGTTCCGCTCAGGCTGGATTCTAGTTTTATGTCTTGTGGCTCTTGGag GGGCCAGCAGTAACGCTGctcaggcagaggagagaaactgTTCCGTGTCCCCTCCG TATCATCCTCCCACGGCTGTTGACACGACTGAGAGACTCCGTCAGTTGAGAGATGGTATGAAGCGCTTAAACATCGGTGCTTACATCATCCCCGGGACCGATGCTCACCTG aGTGAGTACATCTCCCAAAGGGATGCCAGATTGACATTTATTTCTGGCTTCACAggctcctcag GCACAGCAGTGGTTACTCAGAACAAAGCAGCACTGTTTACAGACAGCAGGTATTGGATTCAGGCTGAACGCCAAATGTACTGTATCTGGGACCTGGAAAAAGAAG TGACTGTTCAGAGCATCAGTAAGTGGCTGATTACAGAGGTCCCTGAGGGACATCAGGTTGGCTTCGATCCCTTCCTCTTCTCTATAC AGACATTCAACGCCTACCAAAGCTACCTGGCTCCAGCGAACCTGTCACTGAAGTCCATCCCCAATAACATGGTGGACGAAATATGGAAGGATCGTCCGGCTCTCTCTCAGGAAACCCTCACTCGTCTGCCAGACAGAATCATCG GAAGAACCTGGCAGATGAAGGTGGATGATATACGGCGTCAAATGAATGACAATGCCTACAAACCCACCGCAGTTCTGCTTTCCGCCCTGGATGAAACTGCAT GGCTGTTTAATCTGCGTGGTAATGACATCCCTTACAACCCATTCTTCTTCTCCTACACTCTGCTATCTCTGAACGAGACCTG gctGTTTGTGCACACTTCCAGATTAACAGACGATTTGAGGAGTTATTTGACTACATCCTGCACACCTTCCCAATGTGTGAAGATATTTGGGTATGACACAGTGCGCTCTAAACTGCAGGAGTATGTCAGCAGAGCAGATGTGAGGGTGTGGGTGGGCACAGAGTACACCAACCAGGCCTTGTTTGAGCTTATCACCCCACAG GAGAAGTTACTGACCACGGACTATTCTCCAGTGCTGACCAGTAAGGCTGTGAAGGACCAGACGGAGGAGCGTGTTCTCAGAGAAGCTCAT GTGAGGGATGCTGTTGCAGTCATTCAGTTAATGGTGTGGCTTGAGAAGAGAGTCCCTGGGGGCACAGAGACTGAAATTACTGCAGCGAATTTTGTAGACCATTGTCGCAG TAAGCAGAAGGACAACAAAGGGCCAAGTTTCGGGACCATCTCTGCGGGTGGACCCAATGCTGCCCTCGCTCACTACAG CCCGTCGAATGAGACAGCGAGGAAGCTGACAGTGGATGAGATGTATCTTGTTGATTCAGGAGGCCAATATCT TGATGGGACAACTGACATCACTCGTACAGTGCACTGGGGAAAGCCAACTGCATTTCAGAAG GAGGCCTACACTCGAGTGCTCATAGGAAACATTGAACTTTCCAGAGTCATCTTTCCTGCAGGGAAAAAAG GTGTAAACATGGAAATCCTGGCACGTCGGGCTCTATGGGAAGTGGGTTTAGACTACGGCCATGGTACAGGACATGGAGTGGGAAATTACTTTGCTGTCCATGAAT GGCCAGTTGGCTTTCAGAGCAATAACATTCCCTTTCAGGCGGGAATGTTCACTTCTATTG AGCCTGGATACTACAAGGCCAATGAATTTGGAATAAGGATTGAAGATATCGCTGTCACTGTTCCAGCTGAAACAAAG TATGGGAGCGATCATTTCTTGACTTTCGACATAGTGTCTCTTGTTCCATATGACAGGAatttgattgacatgtcccttcTAAGCCCAGAGCAG TTGAACTGGCTGAACAGTCACTATGAGAAGATCCGGAGGCTGATGGGTCCAGAACTTGAGAGACAGGGACTGAAGGAGGAGCATGACTGGatgatgaaacacacagagccatTTTCTAATGCAGGATCGTCTGCAGCTGCCTCCACCGTCACATTAACACTCATGGTGCTGCCCACATTCCTAACTCAACAGTTCCTCTGA